ATTATTAGAATTTGGATTAGCAGCAGATAGAATAGTAGGAATAGAAGCAATGGGAGAAGAACAACCGATAGCAACTAATGCAACAAAAGAAGGAAGGTCTCAAAACAGAAGAGTTGAATTTAAGTTAGTTCAAAGAGAAAATATTCCTGTAGCAAATGAAAATAAATAGGGGGTCGAGATGGGAAACAGCAATCTATATAGAGTTGAAAATACTTTGCGTTCAATGGCTAAAAGATATAAAAGCGTAAAATATTCACTAGGTTTAGTTATACTATTTTTGATGTTGGGAGGAAGTGCATTTTCTGAAGAAATAAATGATGGAAATGCAGTACCAACAAGAGAAGAAATAGCTTCATCAAGAGAAAATTTAAGAAATTCAGTAGGTAGTTTACAATCAAAAATTGATAGTGCAAGAGCAGAAAATGAAAAAGCTCTAACAGGGTTAAAATTGGAATTAGTTCAATTAATGGAACAAGGAGATCAAGTAGTAAAATCACCTTGGATGTCATGGCAATTTGGAGTTAACTATATGTACAGTAAATGGAATGGTACATATAAAGGAAGAGGAGATAAATCTGAAAAGTATCCATTTGAAGGGATATTTACAAGAAGTACAAATGTATTTGGAAGAACTACAACAGCTAGAACTGCTGATCAAAGAGCAGCATTAGCTTCAATAATAGCTACAAGTGGTGGATTTGATCCTAATGGAAATGGATTAAGCTATGGTTTAATTACAAGAGCACAAATTAATGAAGATCCTATGACTATAGAAGTAAGTGCAGGAATTAGACCTAAAAATATTCAAAAAGGTGCAATTACATTAAATGTACCACCAGTTAATGTACAACCACCTACACCAAGTTTGACAACAATAAATCCAGTTGCACCAGCTGCACCAAATATTAGTATACCATCATTTGCACCTGTGGCACCACAAGTGGATGAACCTCAATTGCCACCACCACCTGCATATAATTTGGTATTAGGTGCAGATTGTAATGAAGGTTGTAATAGTGATAATGGAACTCCTAGGCAAACAACACAAACAAGTTGGCTAACTAGTTCAGGTAAAAAAGATTCACAAAATATTGGGGTTTTCCTACATTATACTTGGAGTAATAATAAAGCTGCAGAAACAGCATTAGCATTTAAAATGTATAAGGAAACAAATACAACTACTATGCCTGTTCAAGAATATAATTTTAATTCTTATAATTATGGAAATGGAACAGAGTTCCAAAATAACATAGTTGATTCTCAAGGGCAAGAAAGAAACCATCAATATTTCTTTGTAGGAGGTTCTAGATTTTGGGAACTAGATAACTATAGAGGTAAAAATGACAGATTTGAATTAAGACCAGGAACAACTTTAAATCTAGGTGGAATTTTGACTTTAGGAATAGTTTCTCAAGAAAACGGAGCACATCTTGTAAATATGGGTACAATTACAGATGCTAAAGAAAGAGAAGATCAATATATTAAGGATTTTACAGATAGAACAATCAACGGCCCATCTGGTCCAATGAATATTAAAAAAAGTACAGATGGCTATGTAGGATATAAAGTAGGATTAGCACAAGTTGAGGAAAATTCAAATAGTGGAGTATGGGGAACTTCGGATCAAACTCTTAATCAATATCAACAATTAATTAATGAAGGTACAATTGATTTTCGTGGAAATAACTCAATGGGAATCTATGTTTATCAACCAAGAAATATTTATAATTCATATATATGGAATAGCACACATGCAAAAGTTATAAATGCTTCAACAGGAAAGATTCTTCTAAGTGGAAAAGAAAGTTATGGAATGAGAATTGCTGCTAAATCTGAAGGTCAAGCTGAAATGACAAATAAGGGCTTAATTGAATTAAGAAATAGTCCACTTACAGGTGGAAAAGATAAAGCAGATAATTCTGTAGCTATGATTATGAAAGCAGATGATACAGTAGTACCTAAGGTCAGCATAGCTGAAAATAAAATAAATAATGAAGGAGATATTAAGATTAGTGGAACTGTTGAGAATTCAATAGGAATGTATATTAATATTGCTTCAAATATGACAAATAAGAAAAATATTGAAATTTCTTCTAAAGCTACCAATGGTAATTTGAATGTTGGAATGAGAGCAGACCAAGTTGGAAATAATTATACAACTTCAAATTACAATACTACTGTAATAAATGCAGCTACTACTGGAAAAATTTCTATTACTGGGGAAAATGCAGTAGGAATGGTTGCAAGTGACACTTCTAACTGGGGAAGTGCAATAGCAAAGAATGAGGGAGATATTTCAATAACAGCAGGGAAGAAAAATATAGGAATGTTATCTGCTAAACAAGCTTTAGTATCAAATGAAGCAACAGGAAAAATTAATATAGGAACATCTCAAAATTCTGTTGGTATGGCATCATTAATAACTGGAAGTGGTGCTTCAGCTACAGTTTCTAAAGCAGAAAACAAAGGAGAAATAAACATAACAGGTCCAA
This genomic interval from Fusobacterium simiae contains the following:
- a CDS encoding autotransporter-associated N-terminal domain-containing protein — encoded protein: MGNSNLYRVENTLRSMAKRYKSVKYSLGLVILFLMLGGSAFSEEINDGNAVPTREEIASSRENLRNSVGSLQSKIDSARAENEKALTGLKLELVQLMEQGDQVVKSPWMSWQFGVNYMYSKWNGTYKGRGDKSEKYPFEGIFTRSTNVFGRTTTARTADQRAALASIIATSGGFDPNGNGLSYGLITRAQINEDPMTIEVSAGIRPKNIQKGAITLNVPPVNVQPPTPSLTTINPVAPAAPNISIPSFAPVAPQVDEPQLPPPPAYNLVLGADCNEGCNSDNGTPRQTTQTSWLTSSGKKDSQNIGVFLHYTWSNNKAAETALAFKMYKETNTTTMPVQEYNFNSYNYGNGTEFQNNIVDSQGQERNHQYFFVGGSRFWELDNYRGKNDRFELRPGTTLNLGGILTLGIVSQENGAHLVNMGTITDAKEREDQYIKDFTDRTINGPSGPMNIKKSTDGYVGYKVGLAQVEENSNSGVWGTSDQTLNQYQQLINEGTIDFRGNNSMGIYVYQPRNIYNSYIWNSTHAKVINASTGKILLSGKESYGMRIAAKSEGQAEMTNKGLIELRNSPLTGGKDKADNSVAMIMKADDTVVPKVSIAENKINNEGDIKISGTVENSIGMYINIASNMTNKKNIEISSKATNGNLNVGMRADQVGNNYTTSNYNTTVINAATTGKISITGENAVGMVASDTSNWGSAIAKNEGDISITAGKKNIGMLSAKQALVSNEATGKINIGTSQNSVGMASLITGSGASATVSKAENKGEINITGPNSTGVYNTGEFLMNTAGAKINVAGRQSIGLYAYGTETKTKTELKAGTIETSNSGVGLYSDKATVTIDNSNNNLKLIANNGGLLFYNYDSGVSGTPVANGKFRLTGSKDATATINNGGYAFYLKNTKILTNGSIDGLATFFNSMFDNANSTRKIDITLNPGGTLMILDKPTGGDIKLSSVSTVGNIASSLGNRVTVNNASTKYKVYAVYRGKLEIDQNVNLDKDSTTTSPDAFYRVDFRSSTMKLGTGKTMTGTKAGQVALFQGNYDEGGTSKGKVGEISIINNGTIRLTGNSTGNA
- a CDS encoding OmpA family protein; this translates as DLLKNIKEFVEQNNYEITIVGHTDSIGSNQYNFGLSRRRAESVKAKLLEFGLAADRIVGIEAMGEEQPIATNATKEGRSQNRRVEFKLVQRENIPVANENK